GATGGAAAGAGTCGGTCGTACTTCAAGAAAAACGAACACTCCATGCACGAGACAAATTCAGCCAGTCCATGCTGGCTAGGCAGCATGCAAGCAGAGGCCAACTCCGAATTCATACGACACCATCCCGCCACCCAAGTGACTACCCACCAAGGCTGaaaggaaagaaaaaaaagcagcAGATACAAGAGCTTCAGGTGCCTTGAGGGCTAAAAATTTGCATCGAACAAAAatgcgaggaggaggagtaCAGCTCGAAACCAGATCACCCGCCCAGACAAAACGTGGtcactgcatgcgcgctaCGGTGGCACGACGAGGTTTTCAGATCAAAAGGGAACTGAGAATTTCAGAGAGCTGGGATAGCACATGTCGAGCTACCTCGCAGCCTTTCACGGTTAGAATAGTCTAAGAGTTTTAGTGCCAAACTCAGTGATGTAAATTTTCCTCGCTGCCTTGCGGTGCTCGGGGCTGTACACCGTGCTGGGCCCAGACTTGCCTCGCCAGACGGAAGCCCCGCGCCAGGGGCCGACGGGTACCTTAAATAGGAACACTATGGAGAAAATGAGTGCTGCAGGTCCCTTCAGCTTTGAGCAGCTCCCTTTATGGAGATGCAGAGGAACATGTCACCATGAGTCCCTGTCGGATCCACCGGCCATGATCATAGTAGCAGCCGTGGTCTTCATCATCGAATTGCCACGAGCAGCACCGCGGAAGCCTAAATTGCCATGCAGTGGTCATCTTGGTATGAAGATTTTTCTCGCCATGTGGTTTGTATCTCGAGCGAAGGCGTTACCAAAAGTGCTTGTTCCTCATCAGTCTCTGCCCCCAGCGGTGCACCCCGGATACTGGCCCCTTCATACGGCCTGCTATCGATGCTGTCAGGGCGATACCTCCCCGGTGTGCATGGCCTCAGATAAATACCTCCTCTCTGTGGCAACATTGTGGCTTGAAGCTATACGTCGAGGCAATGCTTTCCACCGGATCCGCGAGCACAAACTCGGAGAACGTCGCTGTTCATCCTCCGCTCCTATCGAGCCCTTTCTTAGATACTGACGGACGACACTAGCGAGACGAGACGCCGCAACACGTGAATGGCCAGCCACTTCAGCATATCTTGCCTCTTCTGTTGCGGAGCAGACCGTGATACAGACGAGCATGGCTGGCGCCCGAAGCGTGATAGGCGTGCCAAACTTAAACAGTCTTCAGTTGCGATACCTTGTTCGATTTTGACGACACTTCGAACAGCAACGTATTTCTCCACGGCTTAGCGGATGCATATGCGAACGATACCACACATCGTTTCCGGTTCAATCCCGCCTGCCGTCCAAATAAGCGCACAGCACAGCAGTCGAAGCCCCTTTACAAGCAACCGGCTTACGGGAGCGGGCAAAAACATACTACGTCGACGAGAGGCGCCTGAATAAAGCCATTGCCAGCAACTATATTTCGCCATGGTAGCAGTTACGGGCTCCTCTTGCCCGAACGTCAACTTCACTCATCGTAGGCCACACACAATCTCGCTCACTTCCCACAgttccttctgcttctctaGATCGTGGGCAAGGTAGTCTACCCAGTTCGCTTTTCCATCCTTGTAGTATGCTCCGGGCTCAAGCTCTTCTTTGTCACTGACACAGAGCAACAGCTGGGTGGCAGCCCCCTGCCGAACAGTTTTCAGCACCAGAGGAGCAATCATTGAGTATACCGCCTCGAACACTGCGGTGTACCAGGTTATGCGCCCCTCTGAATAGCGGAGCATCAATCCTGTCCTCACGAGACCTGGATGAGCAGCGTACGCGGTGACACGACATTTTGGATCTTGagccagccgccgctgcagttcCTTCGTGAACCAGATGTTTGCCATCTTCGTGGTTCCATACATTATTTTGGAGTCGTAGTTTTTTTCGCTTATCGGCTCCCCCTGCAATTCTGCGAGCGGCCGCCCCATAGCTGCAGCCACTGCTTCAGCAGCTTGAGGCGATAATGCAGCGTCTAGCGGCCTGAACGTTGCGCTACGCGTCACATGGGCTGCTGAGCTGATAGTAATAATCCGTCCGTGTGCTGCCTTCACCGCAGGAAGTAAAAGATCGGTTAGCAAGAAAGGCCCTAGCTGATTTGTGACGAAATGCCTCTCAAAACCTGTATTCTTGTCCATGGTCAACTTGTCAGTGGACATCAGGCCGGCATTGTTCATCAGGATGTCGATTTTGCCGCGACTCTCGGAATGAGCCCACCCCGCGAAGCGCCGAACGGAGTCGAAATCGCAGAGATCCAGATAGAAGCCATGAATTTCTCCCGGGACAACCGGAGCTGCCTGGCCCTTGCGCTTCGCTCGTTCCTTGTTGCTGGCATGCTCTTGCGACACAATATCTGCAACTTTCTGCACATCCTCCACTCGCCGGCATCCGACCAGAACGTGTACACCCCACAGAGCCAGTTGACGGGTTGTCTCCATTCCGATGCCAGCATTGCCCCCGGTGACTACTGCAACTTTGTCCTTCATCCAGGTAGGTGGGCGCGATGGATCGGTGAAACGTCTCGGCAAGGCGTAGCCATGTGCCAGGTGGCGCACAGCTCTTTTCCACAGGTGCAGGAAGAGACAAATGCAAACGCATGTGATAACATGGGCAGAATACGGGCATACGGCAAACAAGGATTCAGGAAAGTGCTCGCCCCATAGATCAGGCAACGTGACAGTTAGCAGGTGCCACGGGTGAACACCTAAAAGGTATGGCAAGCTACATACGAAGGCGATGGAACTCATGAGAAATAGCAGGGCCTGAATACCAGGTTCCGTCACGAAGAACGACAGCTTCGCACATATCGACACTGGATCACTATAAACCCCATCGGCCCCCATCGATCCTCTCCCAGCAAGGAGATTCCCCATTGTGGAGGGCCTTCAAGTTAATTCTGCAAGCAAATAATTGCACAACACCACGTGCGGCAGTCTGGGAATCTACAACCAGTTACCCTGACACTCAGAGACAGGCCCCCATGGCGTAACTGCAGTCTTCAGGAGGGCCGGGAAAGCTGTAGTGGAACAACTTCTCTCGACTAATCCGCGAGGGATACGCGAAAACCTTAAACATTCCAAGACGCAACAGTACTTGAAGTGTCTTGGTGATTTTCAGGCATGCAGTGTGCACATTAGAGCTCTGCTGGAACCTTAAGGAATCGTTGTGATTTGCCCACCAAGAGTGGCCTCTTCATATAATTATACGACTTCCTCGTTGCTCCTAAAGGGGAACCTGCTCTCTGTACATGCGGGCTGCTAACGCGTGCCCATTCGAACATTCCAAAAGCCCTACTGTACGTGCTGGGGCCTTGAAATCCTCAAAGACTCTGCAAAAACGGTTCAAATGCATCCCAGCAATCGGTGCGTTCAGGAATACCTCGTGCGCCCCTTAACGCTTTGGGCTTGGAACCCACGACACCCAACGCTGTCGTACGTTaaagagaaaacagaatCCGTGTGCCCTTGTCCATCGTATTCCACCCGAGACGACGGCTCCTCGTATCTGACTGTGCTGAAAACCATGCTGAAGATGGGGACTGACCGGGGTGTACGCCGTGTTTCTCCGATTACTTTCCTCTTTGAGGCGAGTGAATCTCTCGATGGCTGCAGAGGTCTCGGGCGGCCCTAGTTCTTAAAGAGACATGATGCTGGTCCTGCAACCATTGCATGTTTTCGTTGCGCTTTCTGTATACGTCTGTATCCACAGTGCCACACGTGCGACGCCATGGGAGGGGTTTGCAGCAAGCGTAAAGAGGACAGAAACATGCACCACTAACTATCTTGCAACACGCAGCATTGGTGTGTGCAGATGCACCGGTGCACTTCTGAGCCCCGGAAATAATGCATCTATTCACCGATTGGCTTCCATCGCTGTGCAATCATGCACCGCGATCATTCGATTAGGGCCTCTGAGTCAGCCGACGAGGGCTTGTCTAACCTTTTCTTGTCGCTGAGGGAAAGTCAATGCCAACCTCTTAGCGTCTTTATCAACGGGTTGTAAGGAGGGCTTTCGCCAGCGCTTGGCGGAACATGCAACTATCCTCCCTGACTGATTCTTCACGCCGTAGAGCGCAGGCGCATTCGAGCGTGGCCAGCTCTCCAGAAATATTCATCGTGCTTTGCATCCGGCGCGTTGCCACGCTCCGTGAACTGTCTCTCCCCTTCACTGCGGGATGCACACATGCGCCCTTCACAGAGTATTCGAGGGTGTATGCAACCCCCGTGACATTTTAAAATGGAATTTTTTATTTGCATGATGTAATGCCTAGAAGAATCGTGAAGCACATCCCGTAATCAGCACAACCACTACGTACCTCATCCGGTCACAGCACTGAGGCTTTAACTTTCCCGCATATCGCCAAATGTTACAACGCGCACACAGACCGGTCTTGCCGATTTATTGAATGATCTACGCCTTTCACTCCCCGTCAAGCTGTTCGGATGAGGTGTCGTCACCTGGGGCGTCTGTTTCAGAATGCTCATCACTTTGATGGGGTGGGCGACTTCCACCTTCCTGACGCCGATCACACTGCTCAATACATTTTTTCTCACACCGACGCACATTCATTTCAGCCTACGTGGGTTGTCTTTAAGGCTCATGCCGCCTAGGCTAGTGGGATATACAAGGTCAGCCTCTCCTTAGACATTTCTACTTTGTTTCTCAAAACATAAATAGGGCAGAAAAGTACGGGTATACGGATGCTTGCGGCGTGTTGAAATGCCAACGGTGGCCGTCAGTCCCACGGGGTGGAACCGACCGCGGCTTGTTCCAATGTTAGAGTTCACTACAGAAGGAGTATCACCGTGGCCAACtacgccgccctcgcgggccTAGTCACGCGCCAAAACAGTTTTGTTCGAACAGAAATTGGCAACACTGTGCTAAGGGCCGATCGATCTGTCACCTTCGCTGTGTGCCTTCTCTGCTAGGGAAGTCAGTGATGAAGCCCGATTCGCAGGTTACGCCACTGCACCGAAGAATTCGCTGCATCACGAAAAAACCACTACGCGGGATGGAACAAGGGGCCGCAATGGTCACTTCCAGCAGAAATCGTGCGCGATCTCACATGCAGCCCGCAGCTGGCTTTGTGAGTGGTGTACAGTTATACGTTGCTGCCGTAACTTGTGCTCCAGAAGCGGAAATGTATGCGCGTGGCATGCTTTAATTGGCTGTCGGTTGAGGTGCTGTGTTCTGTAACACGCCTTTTCTGCTGATAACGGTTAATACCAAACTGGTATTCTACATCCAGATGCCAAGGTACTCCCGCGTGGTAGCGGTGATCTAATAATCGTAGATGCCTCCCAGATCTTCAGGGCGGCGAATAGTTCCAGGAGGAGTTTGATTGGCAATAGCCGAAGGGGTTCGCAACAGAATAAGACACAGCAGATGCGTGTGTAAATTCCAGCTGGCTGACTGGCGAGATCAGGACAGTCTCTGTTCGCCTATCTGTTCGGGGTAATCCCTTCTTCTGGAGCGTCAACGGCAGAGCCAGGTTCCGGTGCCATTGCATCCTTCCGCAGCGTGCGGGTACTCGACACACCGGCATAGATCCAAGCGAACGCAGAAAGGAGCACCAGTGTGGCAGAAGCTGCTACAGTATCCCAGTTCGGCTCGACATTAGCTGCAGCGTCCACAGCGGCTGTTACCATCGGCACACCAACTACGAAATGCAAATATGCCACGTTGAGATCCATAGTTGCGGACACAAACGTATATATACGTTTCGCTTGATCTTCTGCAGTGAAACCTTCCACTATATGAAGGCCAACAAGGACCGCCTCCGAGAGACAAAGGAGAACCAAAGCGTATGCTGGCCATATCAAGGTCGCCGTCAGAGCTGCGCGCCAACCATCAACACCACGGAAACTGTTATCGTCAAGTCGCCAGGGGGTTTCAGCCCGTAGACATCTATGGCGAAACGGGTAGAGATTCACTAGCTAGAGCGCTACAAGGCATAGCCGCCGCTCCAAGGAACCGCATAGAGTACTGCTAAGTTCCCTGCTCTCCGTGAATGTAACCTGCCTCCAACGTGGCGCTCCTTTAGAGAAGTTCAGAAGCACCACACATTTGCCGTGGACGTGGAAGAGGCGCTCAAACGTATGAACTCATCAAACGGGTGCAGCAAGGAATACAGTCAGCCACAACGACGACACCAGCTGAGACGACCGTCGAACTTAACACTTCACTCGGAGATTTAATGCCTACCTGCGAGCCAGCTCAGAAGCGCCGTGACAAAACGCTGGTTCAGCACTCTTGGCGATTCGCGCGCTGCCATTGGTTGATGCTGTTCAGAGGTGAGAGGGCTAGGACAGCCACGCTGCAACGCCGTACCGCTGAGAAAAACTCCTAGACGTGGATCAAGAGTGAACCAGCACCTTGTGCACGCACGATACTGCGCTATCTGCCTATGTGCAGCACATCTTCCGTGCCGTATTCTGGCTTCTCACTAAACATGAGCAACCAATATCCAAAAGGAGCTGGGTCTCATCAAGAGCTTTTCCTCGCGATGGACAGGCAATGGCATGCAGTGCCGCAGGAAGTGAATTTGTAACTATGCGTGGCACCGCCTGCCGCGGTCCTCGACCGCTTCGCTGTCAGCAAAACTTGCCTGCTTGACCAGGTAGTTCAAACACCGAGAACGATACAACAATCTCTCGGGGGCAATTACTAGCGGGTTTGCTTCGCGGGCTTCCCATGGCTTGAACCGAAAACACGTACAGACATCCGCATCCAGTCTTGCTTTGTATTACTCCGTGGCTTTCTCCGAACGTGAGGGGCCGACTGGGCTTAAAGGCTGTGTTGGCCCCACGCAGGTGCCTGCTTGTTGGGTGCGCAGCTGGAAGTCTCAGCATAATAGATTCATCTGTGACGGACACAGAGGGCATCTTTCATTTCTGCGAATACTGAGAAGTAAGGAGATCGACAAGTTTTTTCCCTTGTAGGTTCCGGGCTGGCAGCTCCTATGAACCGCGCGACTGCAGACATTTGCCCTGTTGGGCCTCTTCTGCTACAGCCGAACGAGGTGGGTATGTGGAGCAATCGCGCTACCTGGCCAGTTCATTGAAGTTCGAATATCCTAGGGCTACGCCATAAGAGTGTGACACCTCGTTTCATGTTCGGTGTTCAACATGACAGTATGCGGAAAGTACACAATCATTTATTCGACTAGGTTAATAcctccgtcgtcctctcttcCTAAAAGATATCATTTGTGTGCGACATCCGGTGTCAGGCGGTCATGCCTCACACACTTCATCTTTGGTGACGAGTGCTTTGCAAATCCAGAAAAACACTCAGCAAGCGCATCTCCCATCAATAAAACGGGCTCGTATTGCGCGATTCAGACACTTCCTATTCAGCCATGTTACACTTAGATAGAGGAACACGAGTGAATGCAAAGAACGTGATTGATCATCGCAACGAACATGCAAGTAACGTAGATGTCCTCCAGGGAGGGGTGCACATTTTATCTGGTAGGCATGAGTTCCACACCCTCGACATTGCAAATGCCGGTCTGAAAAAAACAGCATGACCAAATATGGGTGAAACCGACTTCACGAGTGGATGACCGGACGACGCACCCTCTGTCAAAAAGAGTGTGTTACGAAACGCAGAACAATCACGGCATTTGGATCCGTGTGTCGCCGCTAACGATGTTTCATTGGGAGGCCGCAATGAGAATATGGGGCACCGCACTACGCGAGCATGTCTTCTAGGAGTGCGCCACGCTTCAAATTATCACGTAGATAAAGACAGAAATGATGGCAGTATTGTTAGGCTTACTCGGGAGCCAGGCCGAATCGCCAGTCTGTCCGCCATCCTCGATGCGCGCCCGTTACACTACCTTGAGGGGTAActctcagctgctgcgggaAACCATCTAACAGGGGAGACCATACTTACACGAGATGCATAGAAGTTGCTATGCCACTAGGTGGTAGGAAATATACATCTTTTAGCGAAATGGGGAGCAAGGGCAGCTATTTTCTTCGGGGCGCAGATCTACGGGCTTGATTAGCACCGATTGCATCCTTCTCTCCCACAAAGACGTGCAAACCAATGGAATCATGCTTTGTGTTGTTCATGAAGCTTACTCCCTTGGCCATTCACGAAGCACCACCGTGTTTCTGTTTCCCTCTAGTAAAAGTGAAAACGCAATCTCTGATGGTTAACTTGCTCCTTTGCACCAGTTTGAGCACATCGCCGCAGCACGTAGCTCCCCGGCACTGCAGCGAAGCGCTGTCTTTTCTCCTGCCTGCCTTACGACATGAAACTGGACGTGACTGTAGAACCTGCAAGACTGCCCCTACGAGTAGCCAGCCACACTGTACCTTGTTGCCGTTGGCGGTCTGACCAACGGTAAAAGTGCCCGCGAAACCTTAGCGACACTTTTATATACAACTGCTGGATGCTCCTCTGTTGATATCCGAATACCATGAGACGCAGGTTTCTTTCCTTTCTTGCAAGACCTACGTAGAAATGTTGTTTCCCCTTTGTCGCGGATGTCTTGTGGACGGTTTTATGATCTGTGGGGTTGCATGTGGAAAATCCTGACGTCGCAGACGTGCATCTAAACACTCGCGCGCCACATACAAACTTCGGACCCCCGAACAATGGTGCGCACATTTTTCCCGCACTCCACTGTTTTTCGCTCTCTGAGCTACCTGCTTCGTCGCTATTGCCAGGAAAGCCCGTCTCCTTGGAAGCTGGACTGCTCCGTTGTTTCATCTGGCCTCGCCAGCTCGAGGCAGCGTGCGACCTTTCCTGATATTCGAGAcaagcagcagaagcagtATCTGCCCGCTGCTACAGCGTCCATAACAGGAGagttttctcttctgccaCGTGGCAAAACGGAATTTACTGAGCGTCAGCTTTCGCTCTGTGACGCAACAGAGGCTTACTACCATCAATAGTCGGGTTGAAGATCATCTACATTCACCCCCCAGACACGCGGTCGCTGCCGTCCGTGTCCGAGCAAATCATCGTGGCATTCTTAAAAGCCGTATCATTCCTGGACCGAAATCTGGAAAAGCTTCGAAGCCCCTGTGCGTCGCGCATTTTTCGTGCGATTTCCAGAATGCgctttgtttattcgatttgagttgtacagttctggatcgtGGATCGTTTGTACAGAGACCACGTGAGGCTCTTTCCGCTCCAGGCGTGAATCCCGACCGACTGCGTGGCCCTTGGATGCACACTTGTGCAGTCCCTATGCCTTCCCCCCATTCCTGACCTGGAGGCCGTCGAAGACTCTCACATACTTTTTGCAACGCTTCGCCAcatcttcgctctcgcgccttccgtCTGCTTTTTTGCGGGGAGGAGCGCAGCCGACcgctgcgcggaggccccccttgtccgccgcgcctcgctgcgcacgGGGGGCAGAGAGCGCTCTTTGGTCGGTGTGAGACACTTCGATGGCGGCTGTCCATTTGCTTGCTCTGCTCCTGGCTGTGGCGTGCTCGGGCACTggcgctgccggccgcgTTGTTCTGCACGTCGGGACCCGCCAGCTGTCATCAGCCCGccacgcgaggccgccgtctGATACCTTTGCCtcgttcgcggcgcggcctgttTCATTttctggcgcgcgcggccgagaGGATCTGCCCCCAGCCTCTTGGCCTCGTCCGCCAGACGGGCAAGGGAGGGAggtcgcctgcagccccaGCAGCCAGTCAGGACGGTCTCCTCCCTGCAAGTGGCGCGACCGAAGTCGAGTCGGCGCATGGCACGTGGCCTCGCGTCCGTTCCCCTCCTTGCCGCTCGCTCCCCCCGTCCGTCCTGAATGGTTGAGTCATGGCATGTTTAGCTTCGTAGAGGGACTGCGAGTTatcgaaggcggcgcagatcGCGCTTCTGGGCTCCGACTGTCGGAACGATCCCGAGCGCAGCCAAAGAGCCTCCAACCCCGACCACGCTCTCTACCGGAGGCTGCACGCCCATCTTGGCTTTCTGAGGTGCTCCACGCTTGCTCTCCTCACAGCAGTTTCGCATGTCCGGCTTTCGTGCCAAGCGCGACCGCCTTTTTCTACTGTCGTGCCAACGCGAGTTCCATCCCCCGCTCCCTCCTGTCCTCCTGCAGGTCGCGCGGAGCCTCGTTTTTGCGCGCTTGTACCTCCCTGCCTTCTGGCGCTTCGCCAAACGAGACTCTTGGGTCCCCAcagtctctctctggctcctcggccgccctccctctcgcgcgaaGCTCGGGCCATGACGACCTCGCACGGCACCCTGCCGCCGTCTACGCGGCACATTCGCTTCCAGAGTGTGCCGCAACACAAGCACCTCGGCGGTCACTCTCAGCCACGTCCAGCGAGCACGTGAGTCACGTGGAAGATGAAAACACGGAACGCCAGGAGCTACGTACGGAGGGGTCTTCGGGCGACGCCTCAGAAGGATCCAGCGCTCTTTACGCTTCCCCCAGAGTAGACCACCGCCAcggggcggtcgcggagcctgcctcgagggcgcggagcgtTGCAGAGACGGAGGCAACC
The Besnoitia besnoiti strain Bb-Ger1 chromosome VIII, whole genome shotgun sequence genome window above contains:
- a CDS encoding putative oxidoreductase (encoded by transcript BESB_085280), with product MKDKVAVVTGGNAGIGMETTRQLALWGVHVLVGCRRVEDVQKVADIVSQEHASNKERAKRKGQAAPVVPGEIHGFYLDLCDFDSVRRFAGWAHSESRGKIDILMNNAGLMSTDKLTMDKNTGFERHFVTNQLGPFLLTDLLLPAVKAAHGRIITISSAAHVTRSATFRPLDAALSPQAAEAVAAAMGRPLAELQGEPISEKNYDSKIMYGTTKMANIWFTKELQRRLAQDPKCRVTAYAAHPGLVRTGLMLRYSEGRITWYTAVFEAVYSMIAPLVLKTVRQGAATQLLLCVSDKEELEPGAYYKDGKANWVDYLAHDLEKQKELWEVSEIVCGLR